From a region of the Falco cherrug isolate bFalChe1 chromosome 9, bFalChe1.pri, whole genome shotgun sequence genome:
- the CARD9 gene encoding caspase recruitment domain-containing protein 9 isoform X5 has product MLEEDNDETCWNNLENFRVKLISVIDPSRITPYLRQCKVISHDDEEQVLNDPSLVMRKRKAGVLLDILQRTGHKGFEAFLESLELYYPQLYKKITGKEPSRVFSMIIDSAGESGLSQLLMNEIMKLQSTVQEERRKAQELTMWLHAKENTIREMWVRDSLLRKHQERAQKMKEERDSLSKELRKCKDENYNLAMCYAKQSEEKSAALMKNRDLILEIDHLKHSLMKAEDDCKLERKHTMKLKHAIEQRPSHEVMWEIQQEKELLLAKNQELENTLQQVAREQNLENSLSKDTLENDCSQILEERRELMNTIYSLRKELRRAEVLQDKYAEEKEMLELQCVSLRKDSQMYKKRIEAVLQQMEEVASERDQALLTREQFYMQYSKNLVERDAYRKQVRELGERCDEMQLQLFQKESQLLATEAKLKRLQLELPTPTSDLDDTSSRDSQELTLHGHLDEDTQPTKKDFPEGQDQQFSTRESSLPPKSPSFKGCGLANEELAEKERRRMKDCFERYRRKRAMRRVPKDRHHEADWENTTGSDNTDTEGS; this is encoded by the exons ATGTTGGAAGAAGATAATGATGAGACATGTTGGAATAACCTGGAGAACTTCCGAGTGAAGCTGATCTCTGTGATAGATCCTTCCCGTATAACACCCTACCTCCGCCAGTGCAAAGTGATCAGCCATGACGATGAGGAACAAGTTCTTAACGACCCGAGCCTGGTCATGCGCAAGCGGAAGGCAG GTGTTCTTCTGGACATTCTTCAGCGAACAGGACACAAGGGCTTTGAGGCATTTCTGGAGAGTCTTGAGCTTTATTATCCACAACTGTATAAGAAGATAACTGGCAAGGAGCCCAGCAGGGTTTTCTCTATGATTATAG ACAGTGCTGGGGAATCTGGCCTGAGCCAGCTGCTGATGAACGAGATcatgaagctgcagagcaccgTGCAGGAGGAGCGGCGGAAGGCCCAGGAGCTCACCATGTGGCTGCACGCCAAAGAGAACACGATCAGGGAGATGTGGGTGAGGGACAGCCTGCTCCGCAAGCATCAAGAGCGGGCACAGAAGatgaaggaggagagggacagccTGAGCAAGGAGCTGCGGAAGTGCAAGGATGAGAACTACAACCTGGCGATGTGCTATGCCAAACAGAGCGAGGAGAAGAGCGCTGCCCTCATGAAGAACCGGGACTTGATCCTAGAG ATCGATCACTTGAAGCACAGCCTCATGAAGGCTGAGGATGACTGCAAACTGGAGCGTAAGCACACAATGAAACTGAAGCACGCCATAGAGCAGCGTCCAAGCCATGAGGTGATGTGGGAGATCCAGCAGGAGAAGGAGTTGCTCTTGGCCAAGAATCAGGAGCTGGAGAACACTCTCCAG CAGGTTGCCAGGGAACAGAATCTGGAGAACAGCCTCTCCAAGGACACCCTGGAGAATGACTGTAGCCAGATACTAGAAGAACGCCGGGAGCTGATGAACACCATTTACAGCCTTCGCAAGGAGCTGCGGCGAGCTGAGGTGCTCCAAGACAAA tatgcagaggaaaaagagatgCTTGAACTACAGTGTGTGTCTCTGAGGAAGGACTCCCAGATGTATAAAAAACGGATTGAAGCTGTCTTGCAGCAAATGGAGGAAGTGGCTTCAGAAAGAGACCAG GCACTCCTGACTCGAGAACAGTTCTATATGCAGTACTCCAAGAACCTGGTCGAGAGGGACGCTTACCGCAAGCAGGTTCGGGAGCTGGGGGAGCGATGTGATGAAATGCAACTGCAGCTTTTCCAAAAGGAGAGTCAGTTACTGGCTACTGAAGCCAAGCTGAAAAGGTTGCAGCTGGAGCTACCCACACCG ACCTCTGACCTGGATGATACCTCCTCCAGAGATTCCCAGGAA CTTACTCTTCATGGTCATCTAGATGAAGATACACAGCCGACTAAAA aAGATTTCCCTGAAGGACAAGACCAGCAATTTAGTACTCGAGAGAGCAGTCTGCCTCCAAAGTCACCAAGT ttcaaGGGGTGTGGCTTAGCCAACGAGGAACTGGCAGAAAAGGAGCGGAGGAGGATGAAGGACTGCTTTGAGCGTTACCGAAG aaagagagCAATGCGAAGGGTCCCGAAGGACCGACACCACGAGGCGGACTGGGAGAACACCACCGGCAGCGACAACACCGACACCGAGGGCTCCTGA